The following are from one region of the Brienomyrus brachyistius isolate T26 chromosome 13, BBRACH_0.4, whole genome shotgun sequence genome:
- the LOC125706803 gene encoding asc-type amino acid transporter 1-like isoform X3: MRVPFTLHPFNSGSVIGNSWMVTDMDGGTRIRTNCAKLEPEAHQMMLKNGNNRHSHVPERVTLKKEIGLLSACAIIIGVLEHAGSVGLALLVWMAGGGISALGSLCYAELGVTIPKSGGDYSYVTEIFGGLVGFLLLWSAVLIMYPTTLAVIALTFSNYVLQPVFPNCMPPYMATRMLSTACLLLLTWVNCSSVRWATRIQDVFTVGKLLALGLIIVVGLVQILQGHYEGLRPQVAFEFSRTPSVGQVALAFLQASFAFSGWNFLNYVTEEVVDPRRNLPRAIYISIPLVTFVYTLTNIAYFSSMSPEELLASNAVAVTFGEKLLGMFSSIIPISVAMSTFGGINGYLFTSSRLCFSGAREGHLPSLLAMIHFRSCSPIPALLVCCAATIVILCIGETHNLINYVSFINYLSYGVTVAGLLYYRWKKPKLLRPIKVNLLVPLGYLLFWAFLLVFSLYSEPMVCGVGLLIMLTGVPVYFLGVHWKDKPDCVYSFIEAVTYVGQKLCFVVFPQMDPAEGPRPAEWMSEKSEL, encoded by the exons ATGCGCGTCCCTTTCACCCTACATCCATTCAATTCGGGGTCCGTGATCGGGAATTCCTGGATGGTTACAGACATGGATGGAGGTACTAGGATCAGGACTAACTGCGCAAAACTGGAGCCAGAGGCACATCAAATGATGCTGAAAAATGGGAATAACAGACATAGCCATGTTCCGGAGAGAGTGACACTTAAAAAGGAAATCGGATTACTCAGCGCGTGCGCTATTATAATTG GGGTCCTGGAACATGCCGGGTCTGTGGGACTGGCGCTCCTGGTGTGGATGGCTGGCGGGGGCATCTCTGCCCTGGGCTCCCTCTGCTACGCCGAGCTGGGAGTCACTATTCCCAAGTCAGGTGGAGACTATTCCTATGTCACAGAGATATTCGGAGGCTTGGTGGG GTTCCTCCTGCTGTGGAGTGCAGTCCTCATCATGTACCCCACCACACTGGCGGTCATTGCCCTCACCTTCTCCAACTACGTCCTGCAGCCTGTGTTTCCCAACTGCATGCCGCCGTACATGGCAACCCGCATGCTGTCCACGgcctgcctgt TGCTTCTGACCTGGGTGAACTGCTCCAGTGTTCGCTGGGCCACCAGGATCCAGGATGTCTTCACTGTGGGGAAGCTGCTGGCGCTGGGACTGATCATTGTGGTGGGACTGGTGCAGATACTCCAAG GTCACTACGAGGGACTGCGACCACAGGTGGCATTCGAGTTCTCCAGGACACCGTCAGTGGGCCAGGTGGCGCTGGCCTTCCTGCAGGCCTCCTTCGCCTTCAGTGGCTGGAACTTCCTGAACTATGTAACCGAGGAAGTGGTGGATCCACGCCG GAATCTCCCTCGTGCCATTTACATCTCCATTCCACTGGTGACCTTTGTATACACCCTCACCAACATCGCCTACTTCTCCTCCATGTCCCCAGAAGAGCTACTGGCCTCTAACGCTGTGGCTGTG ACCTTCGGAGAGAAGCTCCTGGGGATGTTCTCCTCCATAATTCCCATCTCCGTGGCCATGTCCACCTTCGGGGGAATCAATGGGTacctcttcacctcctccag GCTCTGCTTctcaggggccagggaggggcaTCTTCCCAGTCTGCTGGCCATGATTCATTTCAGGAGCTGCTCCCCCATACCTGCCCTCCTGGTCTGT TGTGCAGCCACCATTGTGATCCTTTGCATTGGAGAGACACACAACCTGATCAACTATGTATCCTTCATCAACTACCTCTCCTACGGGGTCACCgtggctggtctgctttacTACCGCTGGAAGAAGCCAAAGCTTCTGCGTCCCATCAAG gtgaacctgctggtgcCCCTGGGCTACCTGCTCTTCTGGGCATTCCTGCTGGTGTTCAGCCTGTACTCAGAGCCGATGGTCTGCGGTGTGGGCCTGCTCATAATGCTCACCGGCGTGCCGGTGTACTTCCTGGGCGTGCACTGGAAGGACAAGCCAGACTGTGTCTACAGCTTCATCG AGGCAGTGACCTATGTGGGACAGAAGCTCTGCTTCGTGGTCTTTCCGCAGATGGACCCTGCCGAGGGGCCGCGCCCCGCAGAATGGATGTCCGAGAAATCCGAGTTGTGA
- the LOC125706803 gene encoding asc-type amino acid transporter 1-like isoform X1: MRVPFTLHPFNSGSVIGNSWMVTDMDGGTRIRTNCAKLEPEAHQMMLKNGNNRHSHVPERVTLKKEIGLLSACAIIIGNIIGSGIFISPKGVLEHAGSVGLALLVWMAGGGISALGSLCYAELGVTIPKSGGDYSYVTEIFGGLVGFLLLWSAVLIMYPTTLAVIALTFSNYVLQPVFPNCMPPYMATRMLSTACLLLLTWVNCSSVRWATRIQDVFTVGKLLALGLIIVVGLVQILQGHYEGLRPQVAFEFSRTPSVGQVALAFLQASFAFSGWNFLNYVTEEVVDPRRNLPRAIYISIPLVTFVYTLTNIAYFSSMSPEELLASNAVAVTFGEKLLGMFSSIIPISVAMSTFGGINGYLFTSSRLCFSGAREGHLPSLLAMIHFRSCSPIPALLVCCAATIVILCIGETHNLINYVSFINYLSYGVTVAGLLYYRWKKPKLLRPIKVNLLVPLGYLLFWAFLLVFSLYSEPMVCGVGLLIMLTGVPVYFLGVHWKDKPDCVYSFIEAVTYVGQKLCFVVFPQMDPAEGPRPAEWMSEKSEL, encoded by the exons ATGCGCGTCCCTTTCACCCTACATCCATTCAATTCGGGGTCCGTGATCGGGAATTCCTGGATGGTTACAGACATGGATGGAGGTACTAGGATCAGGACTAACTGCGCAAAACTGGAGCCAGAGGCACATCAAATGATGCTGAAAAATGGGAATAACAGACATAGCCATGTTCCGGAGAGAGTGACACTTAAAAAGGAAATCGGATTACTCAGCGCGTGCGCTATTATAATTG GTAACATCATCGGCTCTGGCATCTTTATCTCTCCAAAAGGGGTCCTGGAACATGCCGGGTCTGTGGGACTGGCGCTCCTGGTGTGGATGGCTGGCGGGGGCATCTCTGCCCTGGGCTCCCTCTGCTACGCCGAGCTGGGAGTCACTATTCCCAAGTCAGGTGGAGACTATTCCTATGTCACAGAGATATTCGGAGGCTTGGTGGG GTTCCTCCTGCTGTGGAGTGCAGTCCTCATCATGTACCCCACCACACTGGCGGTCATTGCCCTCACCTTCTCCAACTACGTCCTGCAGCCTGTGTTTCCCAACTGCATGCCGCCGTACATGGCAACCCGCATGCTGTCCACGgcctgcctgt TGCTTCTGACCTGGGTGAACTGCTCCAGTGTTCGCTGGGCCACCAGGATCCAGGATGTCTTCACTGTGGGGAAGCTGCTGGCGCTGGGACTGATCATTGTGGTGGGACTGGTGCAGATACTCCAAG GTCACTACGAGGGACTGCGACCACAGGTGGCATTCGAGTTCTCCAGGACACCGTCAGTGGGCCAGGTGGCGCTGGCCTTCCTGCAGGCCTCCTTCGCCTTCAGTGGCTGGAACTTCCTGAACTATGTAACCGAGGAAGTGGTGGATCCACGCCG GAATCTCCCTCGTGCCATTTACATCTCCATTCCACTGGTGACCTTTGTATACACCCTCACCAACATCGCCTACTTCTCCTCCATGTCCCCAGAAGAGCTACTGGCCTCTAACGCTGTGGCTGTG ACCTTCGGAGAGAAGCTCCTGGGGATGTTCTCCTCCATAATTCCCATCTCCGTGGCCATGTCCACCTTCGGGGGAATCAATGGGTacctcttcacctcctccag GCTCTGCTTctcaggggccagggaggggcaTCTTCCCAGTCTGCTGGCCATGATTCATTTCAGGAGCTGCTCCCCCATACCTGCCCTCCTGGTCTGT TGTGCAGCCACCATTGTGATCCTTTGCATTGGAGAGACACACAACCTGATCAACTATGTATCCTTCATCAACTACCTCTCCTACGGGGTCACCgtggctggtctgctttacTACCGCTGGAAGAAGCCAAAGCTTCTGCGTCCCATCAAG gtgaacctgctggtgcCCCTGGGCTACCTGCTCTTCTGGGCATTCCTGCTGGTGTTCAGCCTGTACTCAGAGCCGATGGTCTGCGGTGTGGGCCTGCTCATAATGCTCACCGGCGTGCCGGTGTACTTCCTGGGCGTGCACTGGAAGGACAAGCCAGACTGTGTCTACAGCTTCATCG AGGCAGTGACCTATGTGGGACAGAAGCTCTGCTTCGTGGTCTTTCCGCAGATGGACCCTGCCGAGGGGCCGCGCCCCGCAGAATGGATGTCCGAGAAATCCGAGTTGTGA
- the LOC125706803 gene encoding asc-type amino acid transporter 1-like isoform X2 yields the protein MRVPFTLHPFNSGSVIGNSWMVTDMDGGTRIRTNCAKLEPEAHQMMLKNGNNRHSHVPERVTLKKEIGLLSACAIIIGNIIGSGIFISPKGVLEHAGSVGLALLVWMAGGGISALGSLCYAELGVTIPKSGGDYSYVTEIFGGLVGFLLLWSAVLIMYPTTLAVIALTFSNYVLQPVFPNCMPPYMATRMLSTACLLLLTWVNCSSVRWATRIQDVFTVGKLLALGLIIVVGLVQILQGHYEGLRPQVAFEFSRTPSVGQVALAFLQASFAFSGWNFLNYVTEEVVDPRRNLPRAIYISIPLVTFVYTLTNIAYFSSMSPEELLASNAVAVVKPLSWELSPHDTEKLGSQCADLSPDLCSSRLCFSGAREGHLPSLLAMIHFRSCSPIPALLVCCAATIVILCIGETHNLINYVSFINYLSYGVTVAGLLYYRWKKPKLLRPIKVNLLVPLGYLLFWAFLLVFSLYSEPMVCGVGLLIMLTGVPVYFLGVHWKDKPDCVYSFIEAVTYVGQKLCFVVFPQMDPAEGPRPAEWMSEKSEL from the exons ATGCGCGTCCCTTTCACCCTACATCCATTCAATTCGGGGTCCGTGATCGGGAATTCCTGGATGGTTACAGACATGGATGGAGGTACTAGGATCAGGACTAACTGCGCAAAACTGGAGCCAGAGGCACATCAAATGATGCTGAAAAATGGGAATAACAGACATAGCCATGTTCCGGAGAGAGTGACACTTAAAAAGGAAATCGGATTACTCAGCGCGTGCGCTATTATAATTG GTAACATCATCGGCTCTGGCATCTTTATCTCTCCAAAAGGGGTCCTGGAACATGCCGGGTCTGTGGGACTGGCGCTCCTGGTGTGGATGGCTGGCGGGGGCATCTCTGCCCTGGGCTCCCTCTGCTACGCCGAGCTGGGAGTCACTATTCCCAAGTCAGGTGGAGACTATTCCTATGTCACAGAGATATTCGGAGGCTTGGTGGG GTTCCTCCTGCTGTGGAGTGCAGTCCTCATCATGTACCCCACCACACTGGCGGTCATTGCCCTCACCTTCTCCAACTACGTCCTGCAGCCTGTGTTTCCCAACTGCATGCCGCCGTACATGGCAACCCGCATGCTGTCCACGgcctgcctgt TGCTTCTGACCTGGGTGAACTGCTCCAGTGTTCGCTGGGCCACCAGGATCCAGGATGTCTTCACTGTGGGGAAGCTGCTGGCGCTGGGACTGATCATTGTGGTGGGACTGGTGCAGATACTCCAAG GTCACTACGAGGGACTGCGACCACAGGTGGCATTCGAGTTCTCCAGGACACCGTCAGTGGGCCAGGTGGCGCTGGCCTTCCTGCAGGCCTCCTTCGCCTTCAGTGGCTGGAACTTCCTGAACTATGTAACCGAGGAAGTGGTGGATCCACGCCG GAATCTCCCTCGTGCCATTTACATCTCCATTCCACTGGTGACCTTTGTATACACCCTCACCAACATCGCCTACTTCTCCTCCATGTCCCCAGAAGAGCTACTGGCCTCTAACGCTGTGGCTGTG GTGAAGCCGCTCTCATGGGAGCTGAGCCCACATGACACCGAGAAGCTCGGCTCACAGTGTGCAGATTTATCCCCGGATCTCTGCTCTTCCAGGCTCTGCTTctcaggggccagggaggggcaTCTTCCCAGTCTGCTGGCCATGATTCATTTCAGGAGCTGCTCCCCCATACCTGCCCTCCTGGTCTGT TGTGCAGCCACCATTGTGATCCTTTGCATTGGAGAGACACACAACCTGATCAACTATGTATCCTTCATCAACTACCTCTCCTACGGGGTCACCgtggctggtctgctttacTACCGCTGGAAGAAGCCAAAGCTTCTGCGTCCCATCAAG gtgaacctgctggtgcCCCTGGGCTACCTGCTCTTCTGGGCATTCCTGCTGGTGTTCAGCCTGTACTCAGAGCCGATGGTCTGCGGTGTGGGCCTGCTCATAATGCTCACCGGCGTGCCGGTGTACTTCCTGGGCGTGCACTGGAAGGACAAGCCAGACTGTGTCTACAGCTTCATCG AGGCAGTGACCTATGTGGGACAGAAGCTCTGCTTCGTGGTCTTTCCGCAGATGGACCCTGCCGAGGGGCCGCGCCCCGCAGAATGGATGTCCGAGAAATCCGAGTTGTGA